The Microbacter margulisiae genomic sequence TGGGAGAAGCATTTGCTGATTTTGTAGCCTTTAGCGCACCTCAGGCAATTGTAATTTTCGGAGGATTGTCAAAAGCTGGAGACCTCATCATGAATCCAATTCGTGAACATATGGAAAAAAATCTCTTGCCAATCTGGAAAGGGAAAATCCAACTTCTTTTCTCCGCATTAAATGAGGCTGACGCTGCCATCTTGGGAGCTAGCGCTTTAGCTTGGGAATTAAAAAACTAATGTTGTTTATAAAGTAATCAAACAGTCTGTAAGCACATAAGCTTACAGGCTGTTTCCGTTTATTCCTTTGTATTTATACCAATGAAACAGGACAATCGATTATCATGGGCTATTATTCTGATTTTTTTTGGTTTATTGTTTTTGGGAGAACATTTAAATATCTTTCCTGCATTTGTCCGTAATTTTCTGTTTGACTTTCGAAACTATCCTTTTTATGCAGGAATCATTTTTTTACTAACCAATAAAAATCATGCTATCGGCATCATTTTACTTATTATCGGAATTTTATTCCGACTATCAGATATCATTCGTTTTACTCAAAATATTTCAGAATATATCTGGCCAAGTCTCTTAATAATAGCCGGAGTAGTGCTTCTTATAGGAGCAAAACACAGGAAAAGATAAATATTGCCATGAATATAGTATGTATAGGGGCAGGAAATGTTGGCTGGCATTTGGCAAGTCATTTGGCAGAAGCTGACTTTACGATATCGCAGGTCGTAAGTAGGACTATGGATCATGCACATAAGTTGGGACAACTGGTCAATGCACCATATACAACAAGCATGTCGGAAGTTTTTCCTGGTGCAGATATATACCTTTATGCAGTACCCGACCATCAATTATCGTCTGTTATAGCTCAGAATCCTATTAAAACAGGAATTCATTGCCATACGGCAGGCAGTTTATCGATGGATATTTTCGCAGAACATGTAGAAAACTACGGAGTATTTTATCCTTTACAAACGTTCTCAAAGCAAAAACAAGTTGATTTTCATGACATTCCAATCCTAATTGAAGCCAATAACAAACACAATCTGCATCTTCTGCAGAAAATGGCTTCGCATTTAAGTAATAATATTTTGCTGACTACCTTTCAGCAACGTCAACAACTACATCTTGCAGCAGTTTTTGCCTGCAATTTTAGTAATAATCTTTTTACTATTGCTGATCAACTACTGAAGGGAGCAAACCTACCTTTTGATCTTTTATTGCCTTTAATACGTGAAACTGTAGAAAAAGCTGCTATTCTCACTCCTGAAACTGCTCAAACCGGACCTGCTGCCCGTAAAGATACGGATGTCATAGAAATGCATCTGACAATGCTGGAAAACGACAAACAATTGCAAACACTGTATCGTTTACTTACTGACAATATTTTAAAAAATAAGGCTACCGTTAGCAAGTAGCACTATCTCTATTGATAGAAAATGACAGGATTTCTTCGCCTTGTTTTTCTTCCAGAAAGTTAATCAACGATTTAGAAATAGAAATTAAAATTTGTCGTGCAAACAGCTTCACTTTTGTATGTGATGCTTCATCGTACACGACAAAATAGAGTTTGGTTTTTCCAGTAGCATTTTCTGTGGACAATGCTTTGATATCATCAATTAAATCTTCTGTCAGTTTATTGATTTCTATCTTAATGCACAGTGAAGTCAATAAAGTATCCTCTTCAACGAATGCCGGCAATAATGCAATTCTCTTTACTTTAAATTCATATATAATTGGTTGCGAAGCATCTCGCGGACGACTATTCTTCCAATCAGCACCACGTTCCTGCACAATTCCCCAGATTAAAACGAATAAATTGGGAATCATGAATTTACTGAATTCAACAAAATCATTTTGGAAAAGCATAATCCGGTAAGCCCCGCTATAATCTTCTATGGTAAGCGAACCAAATGGACGTCCATTTTTTGTCATTCCCTGTTGAGTTGCCGTCACAATACCACCAGCAATAATTTCCTTCCCCTTTAAAGTCTCCAGGTCATTAAGGGCTGCCATTTGTGTATTACATCCGTAGCGCAGTTCCAGTTCATACTTATCAAGTGGATGAGCAGATAAATATATTCCCACATACTCACGCTCCTTGTTCAATCGTTCCAGAGAAGCCCATTGCGGAGCAAACGGAATAGAAGGCTTAGCTACGGCAACTTCTTCAAAACCACCAAACAATGAATTTGATGCATTGGTTTTATCATTCTGAACCTTATTGCCATAACGAATTAGCGAATCAATGGCTTGTTCATCTTTATCATTTTGTACGAAAAACTGTTCACGGCTCACATCCCCTAAAGCATCAAATCCACCGGCTAGCACTAAGCTTTCTATCGCTTTTCGATTACAGGCATTCAGGTTAATCCGTTCAAAAAAATCAAACGTCGACCGATATGCTCCATTCTTCTCACGTTCATTTACAATGGCATCAACAGCGCCTTCTCCCACTCCTTTTACACCTCCCAGTCCAAAACGAATAGCTCCTTTCTTGTTCACCACAAAATGTAGGCGGCTTTCATTCACATCCGGGCCTAATACTTCAATTTTCATGGAACGACATTCATCCATGAATTTTGCTATTTCCGTGATAGAATCTTTATTTCGGGTTAAGTTCGCTGCCATAAATTCGGCAGGATAGTTTGCTTTCAAATAAGCCGTTTGATAAGCAACCCATGAATAACATGTAGCATGAGATTTATTGAACGCATACGACGCAAAAGATTCCCAATCATCCCATATCTTCAGGATAATATTTTCATCATGACCATTCTTCTTGCAGCCATCAATAAACTTAACTTTAAGGGAAGCCATTTTATCTTTCAGCTTCTTACCCATGGCCTTACGCAACTCATCACTTTGTCCACGGGTAAATCCAGCCAAAAGACGCGAAAGTAACATTACTTGCTCCTGATACACCGTAATGCCATACGTTTCTTTCAGATAGCGCTCCATGACCGGAATATCATATGTGATGGGGCTTCTGCCCTGTTTCCGATCTATAAATTCAGGAATATTACTAATTGGGCCTGGCCGATACAAGGCATTCATCGCAATCAAATCTTCAAATTGGGA encodes the following:
- a CDS encoding LiaF transmembrane domain-containing protein, producing the protein MKQDNRLSWAIILIFFGLLFLGEHLNIFPAFVRNFLFDFRNYPFYAGIIFLLTNKNHAIGIILLIIGILFRLSDIIRFTQNISEYIWPSLLIIAGVVLLIGAKHRKR
- a CDS encoding Rossmann-like and DUF2520 domain-containing protein, encoding MNIVCIGAGNVGWHLASHLAEADFTISQVVSRTMDHAHKLGQLVNAPYTTSMSEVFPGADIYLYAVPDHQLSSVIAQNPIKTGIHCHTAGSLSMDIFAEHVENYGVFYPLQTFSKQKQVDFHDIPILIEANNKHNLHLLQKMASHLSNNILLTTFQQRQQLHLAAVFACNFSNNLFTIADQLLKGANLPFDLLLPLIRETVEKAAILTPETAQTGPAARKDTDVIEMHLTMLENDKQLQTLYRLLTDNILKNKATVSK